The following proteins are encoded in a genomic region of Aptenodytes patagonicus chromosome 13, bAptPat1.pri.cur, whole genome shotgun sequence:
- the SMIM10L3 gene encoding salivary gland specific protein SAGSIN1, translated as MAAVLSALAARLSQSAAARSYGVFCKGLTRTLLIFFDLAWKLRINFPYLYIVASMMLNVRLQVHIEIH; from the exons ATGGCGGCGGTTCTGTCcgccctggctgccaggctctCCCAGTCGGCCGCGGCCAGGTCCTACGGGGTCTTCTGCAAGGGGCTGACCAGGACCCTCCTCATCTTCTTCGACCTGGCCTGGAAGCTCCGCATCAACTTCCCCTACCTCTACATCGTCGCCTCCATGATGCTAAACGTGCGGCTGCAG gtCCATATTGAGATCCACTGA